Proteins encoded in a region of the Schistocerca gregaria isolate iqSchGreg1 unplaced genomic scaffold, iqSchGreg1.2 ptg000925l, whole genome shotgun sequence genome:
- the LOC126325545 gene encoding dimethyladenosine transferase 1, mitochondrial-like translates to MLRLPPLPTIAELIKLYGLSAKQQLSQNFLLDLNITDKISKGTGHLKGLSVLEIGPGPGSLTRSILRHNPRAVAVVEKDYRFLSSLRTIQSALPDRKLSIFLDDVLKVDEKAIFDEIGAEKTPWEAKYNPNRIIGNLPFGVATALLIKWVRNCSTKKGPYYYGRIPMVLLFQKEVAMRITAKPKTKEYGRLSIMVQNWFKAKCLFDIDGSSFVPQPKVKATAVYIEPLEKPIVEVNVDTMEYLCRQLFGMRRKLISNSAKALEGIAVDEFLKANRFISELRAEELSVEKWGELALAYEQWKEANPFPCTEKDQKKLVL, encoded by the exons ATGCTCAGGCTTCCTCCTTTGCCAACGATAGCTGAGCTTATTAAATTGTATGGATTGTCTGCCAAGCAACAACTGTCTCAAAACTTTTTGTTAGATCTAAATATCACCG ACAAAATTTCCAAAGGCACCGGTCATCTTAAAGGCCTCAGTGTTCTAGAAATTGGTCCAGGACCTGGTTCCTTAACTCGTTCTATACTGAGACACAATCCACGAGCGGTGGCAGTTGTTGAAAAAGATTATCGTTTTCTCTCTTCTCTGCGTACAATTCAAAGTGCTTTGCCGGATAGAAAGCTTTCCATTTTCCTTGATGATGTTCTAAAGGTTGATGAGAAAGCTATTTTCGATGAAATAGGTGCTGAGAAAACCCCGTGGGAAGCCAAATACAATCCCAATAGAATCATCGGCAATTTGCCCTTTGGGGTTGCTACTGCACTTCTTATCAAATGGGTTCGCAATTGCTCTACCAAAAAGGGCCCTTATTATTACGGCCGTATACCCATGGTGTTGTTGTTTCAGAAGGAAGTCGCCATGAGGATCACTGCAAAGCCAAAGACAAAGGAATACGGGAGACTATCTATCATGGTCCAGAACTGGTTCAAGGCAAAGTGTTTGTTTGACATCGATGGATCATCTTTCGTCCCTCAGCCTAAAGTAAAGGCAACGGCGGTATACATTGAACCTTTAGAGAAGCCTATTGTTGAAGTAAATGTCGATACGATGGAATACCTGTGCAGACAATTGTTCGGAATGAGGAGAAAACTGATTTCAAACTCAGCCAAAGCACTCGAAGGAATAGCCGTAGACGAATTTCTGAAAGCAAACAGATTCATTTCCGAACTTAGGGCAGAAGAATTGAGCGTAGAAAAATGGGGTGAATTGGCACTTGCCTATGAGCAGTGGAAAGAAGCCAATCCATTTCCGTGCACAGAGAAGGACCAGAAAAAGCTAGTCTTGTAA